In Legionella spiritensis, the following proteins share a genomic window:
- a CDS encoding conjugal transfer protein TrbH — translation MKKLCFLLLTILLSSCASMRYGTFTDVSRNKDAYLAKDAVSQLTRVYPPARNTFCISQRICDGFGIKLIQEMRKKGYGVVEKPQSRNKANFFYVVDEAEIGRLYRVSLYIGRETLSRVYADTRGKLTPISPWSHKE, via the coding sequence ATGAAAAAATTATGCTTTTTATTGCTGACTATTTTGTTATCGAGTTGCGCGAGTATGCGTTATGGGACTTTTACGGATGTTTCTCGAAATAAGGATGCCTATTTGGCTAAAGATGCCGTATCCCAATTAACCCGTGTTTACCCACCAGCCAGAAATACCTTTTGTATCAGTCAGAGAATTTGTGATGGCTTTGGCATCAAGCTGATTCAGGAGATGCGCAAAAAAGGGTATGGCGTGGTTGAAAAGCCCCAATCAAGGAATAAGGCAAACTTTTTCTATGTGGTGGATGAGGCGGAAATTGGCCGTCTGTATCGAGTCAGTCTTTATATTGGTCGAGAGACTTTAAGCAGGGTGTATGCTGACACCCGCGGCAAGCTTACCCCAATCAGCCCATGGTCACATAAGGAGTGA
- the trbG gene encoding P-type conjugative transfer protein TrbG translates to MKKIILSIFLVVPLTVLAQDNEELGNRYFSKSMPNLSYQEKQALEIARLWQKGDKTSKPFQSSDSSVSFVYGSGQIRVVCAPLQVCDIALQRGEQFNDMNVGDPRFIVEPSITGSGTNQQIHLIIKPKDVGLDSSLVVTTDRRTYHFRLKSDRYEFMPYISFIYPDEAKEKWRLIQQIQAERRAANTFPETNEYLGNLNFNYRIQGNARFKPVRVYNNGVKTIIEMPKAMSQFEAPALLVLRKSGFFQKSETVMVNYRLQGCRYIVDSVFDRAMLVVGSGSSQEKITITRC, encoded by the coding sequence ATGAAAAAAATAATTCTCTCAATCTTTTTGGTGGTACCACTTACCGTCCTGGCTCAGGATAATGAGGAATTGGGCAACCGTTATTTTTCTAAAAGCATGCCGAATTTGTCCTATCAGGAAAAGCAGGCTTTGGAAATTGCGAGACTTTGGCAGAAAGGCGACAAAACCAGTAAGCCGTTTCAATCCTCAGATAGTTCAGTGAGCTTTGTCTATGGCTCAGGTCAAATCAGGGTTGTGTGCGCGCCCTTGCAGGTTTGTGATATCGCATTGCAAAGAGGCGAGCAGTTTAATGATATGAATGTTGGCGATCCACGCTTTATTGTTGAACCTTCAATTACAGGTTCAGGAACCAATCAGCAAATTCACCTCATTATCAAACCTAAAGATGTGGGACTTGATTCTTCACTGGTCGTGACCACGGACAGACGAACTTATCATTTCAGATTGAAGTCTGACCGCTACGAGTTCATGCCCTATATCTCGTTTATTTATCCAGATGAGGCCAAAGAAAAATGGCGATTGATACAGCAAATTCAAGCCGAACGTAGAGCCGCCAATACCTTCCCTGAAACGAACGAATACTTAGGCAATCTAAATTTTAATTACCGAATCCAGGGCAATGCCCGCTTCAAGCCGGTGCGGGTATATAACAATGGCGTTAAAACCATTATTGAAATGCCCAAAGCTATGTCGCAATTTGAGGCGCCTGCTCTACTGGTCCTAAGAAAAAGTGGCTTCTTCCAAAAATCAGAGACAGTAATGGTCAATTATCGTTTGCAAGGTTGTCGTTATATTGTCGATAGTGTGTTCGACAGGGCTATGTTGGTTGTTGGCAGCGGCTCATCTCAAGAAAAAATTACCATTACGAGGTGCTAA
- a CDS encoding conjugal transfer protein TrbF, whose amino-acid sequence MKKRILWLKKPSQKTKKEALTENPYLNAKRAWNVHTAGLMKSLQVWQLVGMGSLLITLAAVGGLISIGSQSKFIPLVFQQDANGNTLSVTRGDRVGEVSIDDYRTTAAHFIENIRMVSADVELQKKAVFQVYSYLNQNDAALSKVQEFYNDKQRSNPFERAAHEIVSIEIRSVLQESENTWQVDWVETVRNRDGTVKEKPSVMKAMVTMYQDNELNDISSESILKNPHLIYVRDFNWSYDLKHGEQQ is encoded by the coding sequence ATGAAAAAACGGATCCTTTGGCTTAAAAAGCCAAGCCAGAAAACAAAAAAAGAAGCATTAACTGAAAATCCTTATCTAAACGCCAAACGAGCCTGGAACGTCCACACTGCTGGACTGATGAAATCCTTACAGGTCTGGCAGTTGGTTGGAATGGGTAGTTTATTAATAACACTAGCCGCTGTTGGAGGACTGATATCAATTGGCAGTCAATCCAAATTTATCCCCTTGGTGTTCCAACAAGATGCCAACGGCAATACGCTTTCAGTGACTCGCGGCGATAGAGTGGGAGAGGTGAGCATTGATGATTACCGCACAACTGCGGCTCATTTTATTGAAAATATTCGCATGGTCAGTGCCGATGTTGAGTTACAAAAAAAGGCGGTCTTTCAAGTCTATTCCTACTTAAACCAAAACGATGCCGCCCTTAGCAAGGTACAGGAATTTTATAACGACAAGCAACGTTCTAACCCTTTTGAACGCGCGGCACATGAAATCGTCAGCATTGAAATTCGTTCAGTCCTTCAGGAATCAGAAAATACCTGGCAGGTGGATTGGGTCGAAACGGTAAGAAATCGCGACGGCACCGTCAAAGAAAAACCTTCTGTCATGAAAGCAATGGTGACCATGTATCAAGACAACGAGCTTAATGATATTTCCAGTGAGTCCATTTTAAAGAACCCTCATTTGATTTATGTGCGCGATTTCAACTGGTCTTATGACCTAAAGCATGGGGAACAACAATGA
- a CDS encoding VirB4 family type IV secretion/conjugal transfer ATPase encodes MIEFITFFLSMTGLVFLSFLFYQTRMKSQAHHLKKHRNTKTGFVDLLNYAAVVDDGVIVGKNGSFMAAWLYQGEDNSNTTDEAREMVSFRINQALSAMGSGWMVHVDAVRRTAPGYSARGNSYFPDAISMAVDEERRQLFESIGTLFEGYFVITLTWYPPVLAQKRFVELMFDDDHARLSQKAKTHQLIEEFKQSCRNFESRMSSALDLERLQSEQMIDDEGKTVTQDNFLRHLQFCITGLNHPVNLPKNPVYLDALIGGQELTPGITPKIGRKFIQCVAIEGFPMDSYPGILTTLTQLPVEYRWSSRFIFMDAHEAVAHFTKYRKKWKQKIRGFFDQLFNTNSGVIDDDALSMVEDAQAAIAETNSGMVGQGYYTSVVVLMDEDRAQVEKSALFIEKNINALGFTARTETINTMDAFMGSLPGHGVENIRRPLINTMNLADLLPTSSIWTGDNKAPCPLFLPSAPPLMQCVTSGNAPFRLNLHVRDLGHGIMFGPTRSGKSTHLGLIALSWRRYKDARIYSFDKGMSMYPTCKATGGEHYTIADKDSRLAFAPLQFLATKGDRAWAMEWIDTILALNGLNTTAAQRNEIGHAVISMYESGSKTLSEFVMTIQDESIRETLKQYTIDGLMGHLLDAESDGMQLSSFMTFEIEHLMGLGEKFALPVLLYLFRRIETSLDGRPTLILLDEAWLMLAHPVFKNKIAEWLDSMAKKNCVVFMATQHLSHAAGSGILDVIVESTASKIFLPNLYARDPETRVIYERMGLNPRQIDIIAQAQPKRDYYYVSEKGQRLFQLALGPLALAFVGATDPDSIERMKQLEQKYGAEWVSYWLSEKGIELNQYGEAA; translated from the coding sequence ATGATCGAATTTATTACCTTTTTTCTCAGTATGACGGGGCTTGTCTTCTTAAGCTTCCTGTTTTACCAGACTCGCATGAAAAGCCAGGCGCATCATTTAAAAAAGCATCGAAATACAAAAACGGGATTCGTTGACTTACTCAATTATGCCGCAGTTGTTGATGATGGCGTGATTGTCGGTAAAAACGGCTCATTTATGGCGGCCTGGCTTTATCAAGGGGAAGATAATTCCAATACCACCGATGAGGCGAGGGAGATGGTGTCGTTTCGCATCAATCAGGCATTGTCCGCCATGGGCAGTGGCTGGATGGTTCATGTCGATGCCGTGAGGCGTACTGCTCCTGGTTACAGTGCGCGGGGAAATTCGTACTTTCCCGATGCCATCTCGATGGCGGTTGATGAAGAACGAAGGCAGCTATTTGAAAGTATAGGGACCTTGTTTGAGGGCTATTTTGTCATTACCTTGACCTGGTATCCACCGGTATTGGCACAAAAACGTTTTGTTGAATTGATGTTTGATGATGATCATGCGCGTTTAAGCCAGAAAGCAAAAACCCATCAGCTGATTGAAGAATTTAAGCAATCCTGCCGAAACTTTGAATCACGCATGAGTTCAGCCCTTGATCTTGAAAGGCTGCAGTCTGAACAGATGATAGATGATGAAGGTAAAACAGTCACACAAGACAATTTTTTAAGACATCTCCAGTTTTGTATCACAGGGCTGAATCACCCAGTCAACTTACCTAAAAATCCGGTCTATCTTGATGCCTTAATCGGGGGTCAGGAATTAACGCCAGGTATCACGCCAAAGATTGGTCGCAAATTCATTCAATGTGTGGCCATCGAAGGATTCCCAATGGATTCCTATCCTGGCATTTTAACAACACTAACCCAACTGCCTGTTGAATACCGCTGGAGTTCGCGCTTTATTTTTATGGATGCTCATGAAGCGGTGGCGCATTTCACTAAATATCGTAAAAAGTGGAAACAAAAAATCAGGGGCTTTTTCGATCAGCTTTTCAATACCAATTCAGGCGTTATCGATGATGATGCGCTAAGCATGGTGGAAGATGCGCAAGCGGCGATTGCTGAAACCAATTCAGGCATGGTGGGGCAAGGCTATTACACCTCCGTTGTTGTTTTAATGGATGAAGACAGGGCACAGGTTGAGAAATCAGCCCTTTTTATTGAAAAAAATATAAATGCCCTTGGATTTACCGCAAGAACTGAAACGATTAACACCATGGATGCCTTCATGGGCAGCCTGCCGGGTCATGGCGTTGAGAATATCAGACGACCTCTTATCAACACCATGAATCTGGCCGATTTGTTACCCACTTCCAGCATATGGACCGGTGACAACAAAGCGCCTTGCCCGCTGTTTCTTCCCAGCGCCCCTCCTTTGATGCAGTGTGTCACCAGCGGTAATGCGCCGTTTCGTTTAAACCTTCATGTCAGAGACTTAGGCCATGGCATTATGTTTGGTCCCACACGCTCAGGTAAATCAACGCATCTTGGTTTAATCGCACTGTCCTGGAGACGTTACAAGGATGCTCGCATTTATTCCTTTGATAAAGGTATGTCCATGTATCCAACCTGCAAAGCCACAGGTGGGGAGCATTACACCATTGCCGATAAAGACTCACGGCTTGCTTTTGCACCCTTACAATTTTTAGCGACCAAGGGGGACCGCGCCTGGGCTATGGAGTGGATTGATACCATTCTAGCTCTAAATGGTTTGAATACCACAGCAGCCCAACGAAATGAAATCGGTCATGCCGTTATTAGCATGTATGAAAGTGGCTCTAAAACACTGTCTGAGTTTGTCATGACCATTCAGGATGAATCTATTCGTGAAACACTTAAACAATACACCATTGATGGATTAATGGGGCATCTGCTGGATGCGGAAAGTGATGGCATGCAGCTGTCCTCATTTATGACGTTTGAAATCGAGCATTTAATGGGATTGGGTGAGAAATTCGCGCTGCCTGTATTGCTCTATCTGTTTCGCCGGATTGAAACATCCCTTGATGGCCGTCCAACCTTAATTTTACTGGATGAAGCATGGTTGATGCTGGCGCATCCTGTCTTTAAAAATAAAATCGCTGAATGGCTGGATTCCATGGCCAAGAAAAACTGTGTGGTGTTTATGGCCACCCAGCATTTATCCCATGCAGCGGGTTCTGGTATTTTAGATGTGATTGTTGAATCCACCGCCAGCAAAATCTTTTTACCTAATCTCTATGCAAGAGATCCCGAAACACGTGTGATTTATGAACGCATGGGCTTAAACCCACGCCAGATTGACATCATCGCTCAAGCTCAACCGAAACGTGATTACTACTATGTCAGTGAAAAAGGGCAACGTCTGTTTCAATTGGCGTTGGGTCCCTTGGCCCTGGCGTTTGTTGGTGCCACCGACCCCGACTCCATCGAGCGTATGAAGCAACTTGAGCAGAAATACGGTGCTGAGTGGGTGTCTTATTGGCTGTCAGAAAAAGGAATTGAACTCAATCAATACGGAGAAGCCGCATGA
- a CDS encoding conjugal transfer protein TrbD yields MSLRTIPIRRCGNRASLFMGGDRELVMFSGLLSAILVFAVQDWLAAIAGAAMWFLSLKGLRLMAKSDPCMRAIYLRQRCYQAYYPARSTPFRDNKRGYQ; encoded by the coding sequence ATGAGTCTTCGTACTATCCCTATTCGTCGCTGTGGAAACCGCGCAAGCCTTTTTATGGGCGGGGATCGTGAGCTGGTGATGTTTTCTGGATTGCTATCAGCCATTTTAGTATTTGCAGTCCAGGACTGGCTGGCGGCTATTGCTGGGGCTGCTATGTGGTTTTTATCTTTGAAAGGGCTTCGCTTAATGGCGAAATCCGATCCTTGTATGCGCGCAATCTATCTTAGGCAGCGATGCTATCAAGCCTATTATCCTGCGCGTTCAACCCCATTCAGGGACAATAAAAGAGGTTATCAATGA
- a CDS encoding TrbC/VirB2 family protein, translated as MNQIDTFNYKKILLMGLFVLFLLFMTHPALASTTGGGLPFDSWLTKIQKSITGPFAFSAAIIGLVAAGATLIFGGDMNGFMRTLVFFVLVLSFLVAAQNTMTAITGKGAEITKPAVEFNTTEHMS; from the coding sequence GTGAACCAGATAGATACTTTTAATTATAAAAAAATATTGCTGATGGGGTTATTCGTTTTATTTTTATTGTTTATGACCCATCCGGCTCTTGCATCAACAACCGGTGGAGGGCTGCCTTTTGATTCGTGGCTGACCAAAATTCAGAAATCCATTACCGGCCCTTTTGCTTTTAGTGCCGCGATCATTGGGTTGGTTGCCGCTGGCGCCACTTTGATTTTTGGTGGCGATATGAACGGTTTTATGCGAACCCTTGTCTTTTTTGTGTTGGTTCTTTCATTCCTGGTTGCGGCACAAAACACCATGACGGCTATTACCGGTAAAGGGGCAGAAATTACCAAGCCAGCTGTTGAGTTTAATACGACGGAGCATATGTCATGA
- the trbB gene encoding P-type conjugative transfer ATPase TrbB, producing MNIDEQQLVTVKDRAKEKLRRDLGGLIETALSDPKTVEIMLNADGRLWQERLGETMRCIGSISYARAESIIKTIAGFHGKEVTRFKPMLEGELPLDGSRFAGQLPPIVSSPTFAIRKKAISVFTLDEYVQTEIMTSVQCEVIKKAVSNHRNILVIGGTGSGKTTLVNAIINEMVRSAPEERVFIIEDTGEIQCSAENCVQYHTTLDVSMTQLLKTTLRMRPDRILVGEVRGSEALDLLDAWNTGHEGGAATLHANNALAGLHRLKSLITRNPAAPAEIEPLIGEAVHCVMHIARTPQGRKVEEIISVNGFENGQYLIEKLV from the coding sequence ATGAATATTGATGAACAGCAACTGGTGACGGTTAAAGACAGAGCCAAAGAAAAGCTCAGGCGTGATTTGGGTGGTTTGATTGAAACTGCATTAAGCGATCCAAAAACCGTAGAAATCATGCTCAATGCGGATGGCAGGCTTTGGCAGGAGCGGCTTGGAGAAACAATGCGCTGCATTGGCAGTATCTCCTATGCTCGTGCTGAATCCATTATCAAAACTATTGCGGGATTTCACGGTAAAGAGGTCACCCGATTTAAACCAATGCTGGAAGGGGAATTGCCGCTGGATGGTTCACGCTTTGCGGGTCAACTGCCACCGATTGTTTCAAGCCCGACCTTCGCCATCCGCAAGAAAGCGATATCCGTTTTTACGCTGGATGAATACGTTCAAACTGAAATTATGACATCAGTGCAATGTGAGGTGATTAAAAAAGCCGTATCAAATCACCGGAATATTTTAGTCATTGGTGGTACGGGTTCAGGTAAAACCACGTTGGTGAATGCCATTATCAATGAAATGGTGAGAAGCGCACCAGAAGAACGTGTTTTTATCATAGAGGATACCGGTGAAATCCAATGTTCTGCCGAAAACTGCGTTCAATATCACACCACGTTAGATGTCAGCATGACACAGCTTTTAAAAACCACGCTCAGGATGCGACCAGACCGGATTCTTGTCGGTGAAGTTCGAGGCAGTGAAGCGCTGGATTTATTGGATGCCTGGAATACAGGCCATGAAGGTGGCGCTGCTACCTTGCATGCCAATAACGCCCTTGCAGGACTCCATCGTTTGAAATCATTGATTACTCGAAACCCGGCAGCACCCGCTGAAATCGAACCTTTAATTGGTGAGGCGGTGCATTGTGTGATGCATATCGCAAGAACACCGCAGGGACGCAAGGTGGAAGAAATCATATCCGTGAATGGTTTTGAAAATGGCCAATACCTAATCGAAAAACTTGTTTAA
- the csrA gene encoding carbon storage regulator CsrA, with protein sequence MLILTRRIGESVVISEDIYCTVVGYDNDEVRLAFDAPKSIPIHRDEIQRRIYLDRMKDNWFIDKTPNKESIVDRLINKFKSAKT encoded by the coding sequence ATGTTGATATTAACTAGAAGAATTGGGGAGTCCGTTGTAATCAGTGAGGATATCTACTGCACAGTTGTAGGGTATGACAATGATGAAGTTCGTCTTGCTTTTGATGCACCGAAGTCTATTCCTATACATCGTGATGAAATTCAGCGACGCATATACCTCGATCGAATGAAAGATAACTGGTTTATCGATAAAACCCCTAACAAAGAAAGCATTGTCGACAGGCTCATCAATAAATTTAAAAGCGCTAAAACTTAA
- a CDS encoding helix-turn-helix domain-containing protein, whose translation MMNIKEKIGERIFQERQAKGLTRKALAELTDDLKPSRINNWERGIRTPGPEEIKQLAVALDVAPGYLMCLTEDKQVKQEFPWLGALVPLLDAQQACDPTAVIQAIRDETGHDSVSFIPLSPEISQKLGENAFALRVQDDSMSPELKVSDVLIVDPDQSAQPGGLVVANLQNINEVTTRRYKQLSTDGLYHEYELIPANENWASVRGISPRSHKIVGMVLAIIRTL comes from the coding sequence ATGATGAACATCAAAGAAAAAATTGGAGAACGCATTTTTCAAGAGCGTCAGGCAAAAGGATTAACCAGAAAAGCACTTGCAGAGCTTACAGACGACTTAAAGCCCTCCAGGATTAATAACTGGGAAAGAGGCATACGAACTCCAGGGCCTGAGGAAATTAAGCAGTTAGCCGTCGCTTTGGACGTCGCTCCTGGGTATTTAATGTGTTTGACAGAAGATAAGCAGGTTAAGCAGGAATTTCCTTGGCTGGGAGCTTTAGTTCCCTTATTGGATGCTCAACAGGCTTGTGATCCAACAGCAGTTATTCAGGCAATTAGAGATGAGACAGGACATGATTCTGTTTCGTTTATTCCACTCAGCCCTGAAATATCGCAGAAACTGGGGGAGAATGCTTTTGCATTGCGTGTACAAGATGACAGCATGTCACCTGAGTTAAAAGTGAGTGATGTTTTAATTGTTGATCCGGATCAGTCTGCTCAGCCAGGAGGGTTAGTTGTTGCGAATCTTCAAAATATTAATGAAGTTACAACTCGCAGATATAAACAGTTATCAACAGATGGCTTATACCATGAGTATGAACTTATTCCTGCTAATGAAAATTGGGCATCTGTTCGAGGCATCTCACCTCGTAGCCATAAAATTGTTGGAATGGTCTTGGCAATTATAAGAACATTATAG
- a CDS encoding class I SAM-dependent methyltransferase, producing the protein MEFLDFCKVIQETVENFNEINGASKKSLILLSELDKIIKNNEVNKSLCMTQATILFEGFYRHLSKESLKKDFQIIRAKRWANHFGTPTITFLLSYKTQIDQTTKVFDELTLEMEQPIELPWDISKINGLSIDIDNNIITDPKSFTRIETPSSREITGIFTKTHNPFGGFTTTPCDPVSQQFIKHAALSAQHGGKVLEIGAAFGAATLEAIAKGATVFCNDIDSENLAVVRQRFLEATAESGDSLTGDSSKLVLVPGELPNELIGLPEKHFDAILICRVLHFFSGSKIEESLALLAKLLAPKGKIYIVCETPFLRNWQRFIPEFNRRVEDNEEWPGEITEPAKYESSGRASSLPKFVHWITKDVLDRSLVKAGFSVEHSDYINRSGQFPEDLLLPEYGKESIGAIGMM; encoded by the coding sequence ATGGAGTTTTTAGATTTTTGCAAAGTTATTCAAGAAACCGTTGAAAATTTCAACGAAATCAATGGTGCCTCAAAAAAGAGTCTTATTTTACTGAGTGAATTAGATAAGATAATCAAAAACAATGAAGTTAATAAATCTCTCTGCATGACTCAAGCAACTATTTTATTTGAAGGTTTTTATCGTCATCTAAGTAAAGAATCACTTAAAAAAGATTTTCAGATTATCAGAGCCAAAAGATGGGCAAACCATTTTGGAACACCCACAATTACATTTCTTTTATCATACAAAACACAGATTGATCAAACAACAAAGGTATTCGATGAACTAACTCTTGAAATGGAGCAACCTATTGAGCTTCCGTGGGACATCTCGAAAATAAATGGATTAAGTATAGATATTGATAATAATATTATCACTGATCCAAAAAGTTTTACACGTATAGAAACCCCATCTTCTAGAGAAATTACAGGTATATTTACAAAAACTCACAATCCTTTTGGAGGTTTTACAACAACTCCATGTGATCCAGTTTCACAACAGTTTATTAAGCATGCAGCTTTATCAGCTCAACATGGGGGAAAGGTATTAGAAATAGGTGCTGCTTTTGGAGCGGCAACATTAGAGGCGATTGCAAAAGGAGCGACTGTTTTTTGTAATGATATTGATTCTGAAAATTTAGCAGTTGTTCGTCAACGCTTCTTGGAAGCAACTGCGGAGTCCGGTGACTCCTTAACCGGAGATAGCAGTAAGCTGGTTCTTGTACCTGGTGAGTTACCCAATGAGTTAATTGGTCTTCCTGAAAAACATTTTGATGCTATTTTGATTTGCCGTGTATTACATTTTTTCTCTGGCAGTAAGATTGAGGAATCATTAGCCTTGTTAGCAAAACTGTTAGCCCCAAAAGGTAAAATATACATCGTTTGTGAAACACCATTTTTGAGAAATTGGCAACGTTTTATCCCTGAATTCAATAGACGGGTTGAGGATAATGAAGAATGGCCTGGTGAAATTACCGAACCAGCAAAGTATGAAAGCAGTGGCCGGGCAAGCTCTCTACCTAAATTTGTCCATTGGATCACTAAGGATGTTTTAGATCGGAGTTTAGTAAAAGCTGGTTTCTCAGTAGAACACTCCGATTATATAAATAGAAGTGGACAATTTCCTGAAGATTTATTATTGCCAGAATATGGTAAAGAGAGCATTGGTGCAATTGGGATGATGTGA
- a CDS encoding queuosine precursor transporter, translating to MSKEVFDALARKKQYKYPYLLLGLYLTFLLSTVCLASRIMQIGTMLEPGGIFVFPLTFSICDIVGEVYGYAYPRLFIWIGVLAELIFSLVITAVSHMPAPEFFTQTTAYQIVFDPTLRYVGAGLIGLLIGELTNIYLLSKWKIFLKGRYFILRCLLSTALGQALLTIVVDILNYFGKLTNNHLGWMMICGYLWKMGYAIIMVFPAWLVVKYLKKVEQVDHYDIHTNFNPFIFGLHEECASDNRFNIESVLQ from the coding sequence TTGAGCAAGGAAGTTTTTGATGCACTAGCTCGCAAAAAGCAATATAAATATCCCTATTTGCTACTCGGGTTATATTTAACCTTTTTACTTTCAACGGTATGTTTAGCTAGTAGAATAATGCAAATTGGAACAATGCTTGAGCCAGGAGGAATTTTTGTATTTCCTCTTACGTTTAGCATCTGTGATATTGTTGGGGAAGTATATGGGTATGCTTACCCAAGGTTATTTATTTGGATTGGAGTGCTGGCTGAACTCATTTTTTCCTTAGTAATAACAGCAGTATCACATATGCCAGCGCCAGAGTTTTTCACACAAACAACAGCTTATCAGATAGTTTTTGATCCCACATTAAGATATGTGGGTGCGGGGCTTATTGGTTTGCTAATTGGAGAATTGACTAATATATATTTGCTTTCAAAATGGAAGATTTTTTTAAAAGGCAGATATTTTATTTTAAGATGTTTGTTATCTACTGCTCTAGGACAAGCATTGCTTACAATAGTAGTTGATATACTAAATTATTTTGGAAAGTTAACTAATAATCATCTTGGATGGATGATGATTTGCGGTTATCTATGGAAAATGGGTTATGCGATCATTATGGTCTTTCCAGCTTGGCTAGTAGTGAAGTATCTAAAGAAGGTAGAACAAGTAGACCATTACGATATTCATACAAACTTTAATCCATTTATCTTTGGATTACATGAAGAATGCGCTAGTGATAACAGATTTAATATTGAATCCGTGCTTCAATAA
- a CDS encoding LexA family protein: MRLSNNLQQLMRIHGNISVSELARVTGIPQPTIHHILTGSTKNPRKRALEELSRYFSVSIDELIGQEPLPTVIPDAVKEDLQIRTIPVIEWESLKKWPSESDKIQDLQEIFIDKKIDNNSFALIMPDASMEPLFQQNTLLIFDSGKIPKDRDFVIVYLSKEGEIAFNRLFIENNILYLRQGLEDGSLKLTKLDKPNDRILGTLIEARIQY; the protein is encoded by the coding sequence ATGAGATTAAGTAATAACTTACAACAACTTATGAGAATACATGGCAATATTTCTGTTAGTGAGTTAGCTCGGGTAACTGGTATACCGCAACCAACGATTCATCACATTCTAACTGGTTCAACAAAAAATCCACGAAAAAGGGCACTTGAAGAACTATCTCGTTATTTTTCTGTTTCCATCGATGAATTAATTGGTCAAGAACCTCTACCAACTGTTATTCCTGATGCAGTTAAGGAAGATCTACAGATCAGGACCATACCTGTTATAGAATGGGAGTCATTAAAAAAATGGCCTTCAGAGTCAGACAAAATCCAAGATTTGCAAGAAATATTTATTGATAAGAAAATTGACAATAATTCTTTTGCATTAATTATGCCTGATGCTTCAATGGAACCTCTTTTTCAACAAAATACACTTTTAATCTTTGATTCAGGTAAAATTCCTAAAGATAGGGATTTTGTGATAGTGTATTTATCAAAAGAGGGAGAAATTGCATTTAATAGATTATTTATCGAAAATAATATCTTGTATCTGCGGCAGGGATTAGAGGATGGAAGCCTTAAACTGACAAAATTAGACAAGCCCAATGATCGTATTTTAGGAACACTTATTGAAGCACGGATTCAATATTAA
- a CDS encoding helix-turn-helix domain-containing protein, producing MKTLNIQQAAEFLGAHKETVRRMAARKQIPGVKIGRSWIFIEHDLVTYIRNKYSSNDASQGDHRRLKWHSTKEMKYGGLISGTKEKEYAKVLGLK from the coding sequence ATGAAAACGCTCAACATTCAACAAGCTGCTGAATTTCTTGGAGCACATAAAGAAACTGTTCGCCGAATGGCAGCACGTAAACAAATCCCTGGAGTTAAGATCGGTCGTAGTTGGATTTTTATTGAACATGATCTTGTGACGTACATTAGAAACAAGTACTCTAGCAACGACGCTTCTCAGGGTGACCATAGGAGATTAAAATGGCACTCTACAAAAGAGATGAAGTATGGTGGCTTGATATCCGGCACCAAGGAAAAAGAGTACGCAAAAGTACTGGGACTGAAATAA